A single Trichocoleus desertorum ATA4-8-CV12 DNA region contains:
- a CDS encoding GUN4 domain-containing protein, with protein sequence MSGFTTDSNLSSATHTASQLDDLRLKLKSELPKAQLQALQDSIQAGEAGLVLLMEFLLERRATVATFVEGTAYQALYAANSPKTVEFLQTHFPTGIVPLRSERNIDYSELQKLLAQHDLEAADRLTLQKLCELAGPAAVQRKWVYFTEVSSLPVTDLHTINSLWLVHSEGKFGFSVQREIWLSVGKDWDKLWPKIGWKSANNWTRYPQGFTWNLSAPKGHLPLSNQLRGVRVMAALLAHPAWLPPSNA encoded by the coding sequence ATGAGCGGTTTTACTACTGATTCAAATCTTTCTTCTGCAACCCATACAGCGAGTCAACTAGACGACCTCCGGCTCAAGTTAAAGTCTGAGCTTCCTAAGGCTCAGTTGCAAGCCTTACAAGACAGCATTCAGGCAGGTGAAGCAGGGCTAGTCTTATTGATGGAATTTCTGCTAGAGCGTCGTGCTACAGTTGCAACCTTCGTTGAAGGCACAGCTTATCAAGCGCTTTATGCTGCTAACTCCCCCAAAACTGTAGAATTTCTCCAAACCCATTTCCCTACAGGCATTGTCCCTTTACGCTCAGAGCGCAACATCGACTACAGCGAACTGCAAAAACTGCTGGCCCAACACGACCTAGAAGCAGCCGATCGCCTCACCTTACAAAAGCTTTGTGAATTAGCTGGCCCTGCCGCAGTTCAGCGCAAATGGGTTTACTTTACGGAAGTTTCTAGCTTACCAGTTACAGATCTACACACGATTAATAGTCTTTGGCTCGTGCATTCCGAAGGTAAATTTGGCTTTTCTGTACAACGAGAAATTTGGCTAAGCGTTGGAAAAGACTGGGATAAGCTTTGGCCCAAAATTGGTTGGAAATCAGCGAATAACTGGACAAGATATCCCCAAGGGTTTACTTGGAACCTCAGCGCTCCAAAGGGCCATCTGCCGCTTTCTAACCAGTTACGAGGCGTACGAGTGATGGCTGCTCTCTTGGCTCACCCAGCTTGGCTCCCTCCCTCAAATGCTTAA
- the maf gene encoding septum formation inhibitor Maf: MGIPQFVLASASPARRRLLQNAGIQPLVSQSNFDESQVQLTNPADLVQTLALRKAETVTPYFTEALILGCDSVLAIDGEIHGKPADAADAIARWQQMRGKIGDLYTGHALIDLTQNKSLVRCRVTRVYFATISDRQIEAYVATGEPLSCAGCFALEGKGSAFVEKLEGCHTNVIGLSMPLLRQMLSDLGYDITNFWGRTIS; the protein is encoded by the coding sequence ATGGGTATCCCACAGTTTGTTTTAGCCTCTGCTTCTCCCGCTCGTCGGCGCTTGCTACAAAACGCGGGCATTCAGCCGCTTGTCAGTCAGAGTAATTTCGACGAGTCTCAGGTACAGCTAACCAATCCAGCAGACCTAGTGCAAACGCTGGCGTTACGTAAAGCTGAAACCGTCACTCCCTACTTCACAGAAGCCCTGATCTTAGGGTGCGACTCTGTCCTAGCCATTGATGGCGAAATTCACGGCAAACCCGCTGATGCAGCCGATGCGATCGCCCGTTGGCAACAAATGCGAGGCAAAATTGGCGACTTATATACAGGCCACGCTCTGATTGACCTCACCCAAAACAAATCTTTAGTCCGCTGCCGTGTGACTCGCGTCTACTTTGCGACTATCAGCGATCGCCAAATTGAGGCATACGTGGCGACAGGTGAGCCGTTAAGTTGTGCTGGCTGTTTTGCGCTAGAAGGTAAAGGTAGTGCCTTTGTCGAGAAACTAGAAGGCTGTCACACCAACGTTATTGGCTTGAGTATGCCTCTGCTCCGACAAATGCTGAGTGATCTAGGCTATGACATTACTAACTTTTGGGGTAGGACTATTAGTTGA
- the larB gene encoding nickel pincer cofactor biosynthesis protein LarB, with protein sequence MTQPEAIRLLLQAVAQGEVSPDSALEKLKHFDFEPVEDFARVDHHRTLRTGFPEVIWGPGKTPEQIIEIIKVMRDRNPVVMATRIEPDVYAQLQAHIPDLHYYALARICALVPAHLEPRHSGTIGLLSAGTADLPVAEEAAITAELSGFQVKRFWDVGVAGIHRLLSNRQAIAAADVLIVVAGMEGALPSVVGGLTDCPVIAVPTSIGYGASFNGLAALLTMLNSCAAGIGVVNIDNGFGAAVLAGQILRTAQKLR encoded by the coding sequence GTGACTCAACCTGAAGCAATCCGTCTCCTTCTCCAAGCTGTAGCCCAAGGTGAGGTAAGCCCTGACTCGGCTCTCGAAAAACTCAAGCATTTTGATTTTGAACCCGTGGAAGATTTTGCTCGTGTTGATCACCACCGCACCTTGCGTACAGGTTTTCCGGAGGTGATTTGGGGGCCTGGCAAAACTCCAGAGCAGATCATTGAAATTATTAAAGTGATGCGCGATCGCAATCCGGTGGTGATGGCAACTCGGATCGAGCCTGATGTGTACGCTCAGCTACAAGCCCATATTCCAGACCTGCACTACTATGCCCTAGCGCGGATTTGTGCCTTGGTGCCTGCTCACTTGGAGCCTCGCCATTCCGGCACGATTGGTTTGTTGTCAGCGGGTACAGCCGATTTGCCTGTCGCGGAAGAAGCGGCCATTACCGCTGAGCTGTCTGGTTTCCAAGTCAAACGATTTTGGGATGTGGGGGTCGCCGGAATTCACCGTTTATTGAGTAACCGTCAGGCGATCGCGGCGGCTGACGTGTTGATTGTGGTGGCAGGCATGGAAGGTGCGTTGCCCAGCGTCGTCGGTGGCTTAACCGACTGCCCGGTGATCGCAGTGCCTACCAGCATCGGCTATGGAGCAAGCTTTAACGGCTTAGCGGCCTTACTGACCATGCTCAACTCTTGTGCCGCTGGGATTGGGGTGGTGAATATTGACAACGGTTTCGGAGCCGCAGTGCTGGCAGGCCAAATCCTCCGCACCGCTCAGAAACTGCGATAA
- a CDS encoding response regulator transcription factor: MKRILVVDDDTTLRIALTRYLQNRGYVVQDAGSGVEGLSSFEQSSPDLVVSDVMMPEMDGFEFCRRLRALRAGQLVPFIFLSSRGEVEDRIQGHDIGADDYLIKPFEPRELVAKIEAQLERSRRTHAEIIRLIQQSNVTTEASPTPLPLTPAEEKVFWEVIQGYTNKQIGDRLFVSPRTVQTHLSNILSKLQLENRSQLVRFAFERGYHPPTGAKEAE; the protein is encoded by the coding sequence ATGAAAAGAATTTTAGTCGTCGATGACGATACTACTTTACGAATTGCTTTAACACGCTACCTCCAAAACCGTGGATATGTCGTTCAAGATGCTGGCTCTGGAGTAGAGGGACTATCATCTTTTGAGCAAAGTTCGCCGGATTTAGTGGTTTCCGACGTCATGATGCCAGAGATGGACGGCTTTGAGTTCTGCCGCCGCCTCCGAGCCCTGCGAGCTGGTCAACTGGTTCCCTTTATTTTTCTGTCGAGCCGAGGTGAAGTTGAGGATCGCATCCAAGGGCATGATATTGGAGCAGACGACTACTTAATCAAACCGTTTGAACCTAGAGAGTTAGTCGCAAAAATTGAGGCTCAACTGGAGCGATCGCGCCGCACTCATGCCGAGATTATTCGCTTAATTCAGCAATCCAACGTTACTACCGAAGCCAGCCCGACGCCCTTACCCCTTACCCCCGCTGAAGAAAAAGTTTTTTGGGAAGTGATTCAAGGCTACACCAACAAGCAGATTGGCGATCGCTTATTTGTCAGTCCCCGCACTGTACAAACCCACCTCAGCAATATCCTTAGCAAGCTCCAACTAGAAAACCGCTCTCAGCTAGTACGCTTTGCCTTTGAAAGAGGCTACCATCCCCCCACCGGAGCCAAAGAGGCCGAGTAA
- the yidD gene encoding membrane protein insertion efficiency factor YidD, with the protein METPIPDLWVRQVAASAIAGYQTHLSPHKGFSCAHRLLHGGDSCSQHVKRVILEQGSWAAILAMRSRFAECKVANQVLQARRTRHLLQAQSRRSRDAEKPGDRGSHSQNSCSEVDGLISCLDCAEPCSVMDCSSMDCTSMDCSLGEQSNCADFDCGSGLDYSGCDCSGADCGSCG; encoded by the coding sequence ATGGAAACGCCAATCCCTGATCTTTGGGTTCGTCAAGTGGCTGCTAGCGCGATCGCTGGATACCAGACACATCTCTCTCCGCACAAAGGCTTCTCCTGTGCCCATCGACTGCTGCATGGGGGTGATTCCTGCTCTCAACATGTGAAGCGGGTGATTCTAGAGCAAGGCTCATGGGCGGCGATTCTAGCGATGCGATCGCGCTTTGCGGAGTGCAAGGTTGCGAACCAAGTTTTGCAAGCTCGGCGAACCCGACACCTGCTACAGGCTCAAAGCAGAAGGTCACGAGATGCAGAAAAACCAGGCGATCGCGGCTCCCATTCTCAAAACTCCTGTTCTGAAGTGGATGGATTAATCTCCTGCCTCGATTGCGCCGAGCCTTGCTCAGTGATGGATTGCAGCAGTATGGACTGCACCAGCATGGATTGCAGCTTAGGGGAGCAGTCAAACTGCGCTGACTTTGATTGCGGCTCTGGCTTAGATTACTCTGGCTGCGACTGTAGTGGTGCTGATTGCGGCAGCTGTGGCTAA
- a CDS encoding adenylyltransferase/cytidyltransferase family protein — protein MIPGVYTLTELQQAIAAAPNQWRPLVLTNGCFDLLHVGHVRYLQTAKTLGRSLVVGLNSDESVQAIKPQPLGQPARPIVPAPQRAELLAALKPVDAVVVFAESTAAPLIAALEPDVYVKGGDYKLETLPEASTVQACGGQIEFVAVEVPTSSTAIINQILQSSG, from the coding sequence ATGATTCCTGGCGTTTACACTTTGACTGAACTACAGCAAGCAATTGCCGCAGCGCCAAACCAATGGCGACCTTTAGTGCTGACCAATGGTTGCTTCGATCTACTTCACGTCGGACACGTTCGCTATCTTCAAACAGCAAAAACTCTGGGGCGATCGCTGGTGGTAGGTCTAAACAGTGACGAATCCGTGCAAGCCATCAAGCCTCAGCCTCTAGGACAGCCTGCTCGCCCTATTGTTCCAGCCCCTCAGCGAGCCGAACTCCTAGCCGCCCTCAAGCCTGTAGATGCTGTTGTAGTCTTTGCTGAGAGCACTGCCGCTCCTCTGATTGCCGCTCTTGAGCCAGATGTCTACGTCAAGGGAGGAGACTACAAGCTAGAAACGCTACCTGAAGCTTCTACTGTGCAAGCTTGTGGTGGTCAAATCGAATTCGTTGCCGTAGAAGTACCCACTTCCTCTACTGCCATCATTAATCAAATTTTGCAGTCCAGCGGATAA
- a CDS encoding serine/threonine protein kinase, protein MAPSLTDLSNFRANILNQTAPGQLCGSVQLFRDRYKVLRVLGRGGFGVTFLARDVSLPYHPLCVIKQLCLKVNDPLTLERARKRFEQEAKTLSKLGSHAQIPQLLDYFEADGEFYLVQEYVRGSTLTREIRRYGPQSEAVVKRFLLEMLPLLRYIHSHRVIHRDIKPQNIIRCRDDGRLVLIDFGAVKEQIARLEDTSQRAPTTHFIGTVGFAPPEQLSMRPVFASDLYALGVTCVYLLTGKSPFDFDYDPATGEIDWQGSAQVSDHFARVLTKMLHHAPRDRYQSADALLRALNLEPYLDTLSNCMIVQPHRPEPEHPNTPGAGDGYQSPITRTAIAIREWRAKLQNRDLMKRKHLVPVGAVSTPARTQFRHQDT, encoded by the coding sequence ATGGCTCCTTCATTAACAGATCTATCTAATTTCCGCGCTAACATCCTGAACCAAACGGCACCAGGGCAACTTTGTGGTTCGGTTCAGTTGTTTCGCGATCGCTACAAAGTTTTGCGAGTTCTAGGTCGAGGTGGCTTTGGTGTCACTTTCCTAGCACGGGATGTCTCCCTGCCCTATCACCCGCTCTGTGTGATCAAGCAACTATGCCTCAAAGTCAACGATCCCTTGACATTGGAGCGAGCCCGGAAGCGGTTTGAGCAGGAAGCCAAAACTTTGAGCAAATTAGGGAGCCATGCGCAAATCCCTCAACTGTTGGACTATTTTGAGGCGGACGGCGAGTTTTATCTCGTGCAAGAGTACGTCCGTGGCTCTACTCTAACCCGTGAAATTCGGCGCTATGGCCCTCAGTCTGAGGCGGTGGTTAAGCGATTTTTACTAGAGATGCTGCCACTCCTGCGCTACATTCACAGCCATCGGGTGATCCATCGGGATATTAAGCCGCAAAACATTATTCGCTGCCGAGATGACGGTAGGCTGGTTCTGATTGACTTTGGTGCTGTTAAGGAGCAAATTGCCCGATTAGAGGACACTAGTCAGCGAGCTCCTACTACCCATTTTATTGGCACTGTTGGTTTTGCTCCTCCAGAGCAGTTGTCCATGCGACCCGTTTTTGCTAGTGACCTCTACGCTCTGGGCGTTACTTGTGTGTATCTCCTCACAGGCAAGTCTCCCTTCGATTTCGACTACGACCCCGCCACGGGAGAAATTGACTGGCAAGGCTCTGCTCAAGTTAGCGATCATTTTGCTCGCGTGCTCACCAAAATGTTGCACCATGCACCACGCGATCGCTATCAATCAGCCGATGCTTTGCTTCGGGCGCTTAATCTGGAGCCCTATCTCGATACCCTCTCTAATTGCATGATTGTGCAACCCCATCGCCCTGAACCAGAACATCCAAATACCCCTGGAGCGGGCGATGGGTATCAGTCTCCCATTACCCGGACAGCGATCGCCATTCGAGAGTGGAGAGCCAAGTTACAAAACCGAGATTTGATGAAGCGAAAACATCTAGTTCCTGTGGGTGCCGTTAGTACTCCTGCGCGCACTCAGTTTCGTCATCAAGACACTTGA
- a CDS encoding photosystem II reaction center PsbP family protein: protein MLRKIAALLIVLRLSLSGCTASATSGMTSYVDSIDGYQFLYPLGWTEVKVTNGPDVVLHDLIEPTENVSIVINPVPNQKTLEDLGSPGEVGYQLSKSAIAPAGSNRKAELVTADSREFNGKTYYTLEYAVQLPNNQQRHNLASVVVSNGRLYTLNASTTEQRWPKVHHLLTNVVNSFSVN, encoded by the coding sequence ATGCTGAGAAAAATCGCAGCACTCTTGATCGTTTTAAGACTCAGCCTCTCTGGTTGCACCGCTTCAGCCACCAGCGGCATGACCAGTTATGTTGATAGTATTGATGGCTATCAGTTTTTGTATCCGCTTGGCTGGACTGAAGTCAAAGTCACCAATGGCCCAGATGTGGTGCTGCATGATTTGATCGAACCGACTGAGAATGTCAGCATTGTGATCAATCCCGTCCCTAACCAAAAAACACTAGAAGATTTAGGCAGTCCAGGTGAAGTTGGCTATCAGCTCTCCAAAAGTGCGATCGCTCCAGCAGGTTCTAATCGCAAAGCTGAACTAGTTACCGCCGACTCCCGCGAGTTCAACGGCAAAACCTATTACACCCTGGAATATGCAGTTCAGCTGCCCAACAACCAACAACGCCACAATCTCGCTAGTGTAGTGGTGAGTAATGGTCGGCTCTACACGTTGAATGCTTCTACCACTGAGCAACGCTGGCCCAAAGTGCATCATTTATTAACAAACGTTGTTAATTCTTTTTCAGTCAATTAA
- a CDS encoding NADP-dependent isocitrate dehydrogenase codes for MYEKLTPPETGSRITFENGEPIVPDNPIIPFIRGDGTGIDIWPAAQKVFDAAVQAAYGGRRQIAWFKVYAGDEACEKYGTYQYLPQDTLNAIKEYGVAIKGPLTTPVGGGIRSLNVALRQIHDLYACVRPCKYYPGTPSPHKSPEKLDVIVYRENTEDIYLGIEWRQGSEIGDRLIKLLNTDLIPATPEHGNKQIPLDSGIGIKPISKTGSQRLVRRAMKHALRLPANKQMVTLVHKGNIMKYTEGAFRDWGYELATTEFRQECVTERESWILSNKESNSNLSTEENARQIEPGYDDLTEEKQAQIRQEVEAVLNSIGATHGNGQWKTKVMVNDRIADSIFQQIQTRPDEYSILATMNLNGDYLSDAAAAIVGGLGMGPGANIGDSCAIFEATHGTAPKHAGLDRINPGSVILSGVMMLEYMGWQEAADLIKKGLGAAISHGEVTYDLARMIEPPVEPLKCSEFAEAIIKHFND; via the coding sequence ATGTACGAAAAGCTTACTCCCCCCGAAACTGGAAGCCGCATCACATTTGAGAACGGAGAACCGATTGTTCCCGACAACCCAATTATTCCGTTTATTCGGGGTGATGGGACAGGGATTGATATTTGGCCTGCTGCTCAAAAAGTATTTGATGCCGCCGTGCAAGCAGCTTATGGTGGCAGGCGTCAAATTGCCTGGTTTAAGGTCTACGCTGGCGATGAAGCTTGCGAAAAGTATGGTACTTACCAATATTTGCCCCAAGACACCTTAAACGCCATTAAAGAGTATGGAGTTGCCATTAAAGGCCCTCTGACAACTCCAGTCGGCGGTGGCATTCGTTCGCTCAACGTGGCCTTGCGCCAAATTCATGACCTTTACGCTTGTGTGCGTCCTTGTAAGTACTACCCAGGCACCCCCTCGCCGCACAAAAGCCCAGAAAAGCTAGATGTCATTGTCTACCGCGAGAATACAGAAGATATTTACCTCGGCATTGAGTGGCGGCAAGGTAGTGAAATTGGCGATCGCCTGATTAAGCTACTCAATACTGACCTAATTCCTGCCACTCCAGAGCACGGCAACAAACAAATTCCCCTAGATTCAGGAATTGGCATTAAGCCCATTAGTAAAACGGGCTCTCAGCGTCTGGTGCGACGGGCCATGAAACATGCGCTGCGACTTCCAGCCAACAAGCAAATGGTGACTTTGGTGCACAAAGGCAACATCATGAAGTACACCGAAGGCGCATTCCGCGACTGGGGCTATGAGCTAGCAACCACTGAGTTTCGCCAAGAGTGTGTAACAGAGCGCGAATCTTGGATTCTTAGCAACAAAGAAAGCAACTCCAACCTCTCTACAGAAGAGAATGCTCGCCAGATTGAACCGGGATATGACGATCTAACAGAAGAAAAGCAAGCCCAGATTCGTCAAGAAGTAGAAGCTGTGCTCAATAGCATTGGGGCTACTCACGGCAACGGCCAGTGGAAAACTAAAGTCATGGTGAATGACCGCATTGCAGACAGCATTTTTCAGCAGATTCAGACTCGGCCTGATGAATACTCAATTCTGGCGACGATGAACCTGAATGGAGATTACTTATCTGACGCGGCAGCGGCGATCGTCGGGGGCTTGGGTATGGGACCAGGAGCCAATATTGGCGACAGTTGTGCCATCTTTGAAGCTACTCACGGCACAGCTCCCAAGCATGCAGGACTCGATCGCATTAATCCTGGATCTGTAATTTTATCCGGCGTGATGATGCTGGAATATATGGGCTGGCAGGAAGCAGCAGACTTGATCAAGAAAGGACTTGGTGCTGCCATTTCCCACGGTGAAGTAACTTACGATTTGGCTCGTATGATAGAGCCTCCGGTGGAACCGCTAAAGTGTTCTGAATTTGCCGAAGCCATCATTAAGCACTTCAACGATTAG